CTCGCGAACTGCGAGAGGAAGTACTCGTAGACGCGGCCGAGCACGTCCTTGGCGCGGCTCGCTTCGTCGCCCACCTTGATGTTGCTGATCATGTCGATCAACTGGCCGAGGCGCGTCTTGTCGAGCGCAGGGCGGGCGTAGTCCTTGGGCAGCACGCCCTTGAGCGCCGGGTTGTCACGCTCGATGCCGGCCATGGCGTCGTCCACGAGCTGGCCGACGGTGGGCTGCCGGGCCTGGGCCTTCAGGTGCTGCCAGCGCGCCTCGGGCGGGACCCAGAAGATGCTCTGGGCGCGGTACTCGTCAGGGTCTTCGGGGTCGGCGCCCTTCTTCTTGTCCGCGACGAGCTTCGCGTGCTGCTCCTCGAAGGCGTCGGAGATGTACTTGAGGAAGATCAGGCCGAGGACGACGTGCTTGTATTCGGCTGCGTCCATCGAGCCGCGCAGGGCGTCGGCCATCTGCCAGAGCTGGGCCTCGTAGCCGACGGTGGCCCCGTCGTTCCTGGCCGCCCCCGCGATTCTCTTGCCTCTCGCCATCGGCGTTCCTCGATTCCTTATTCCGTCCGGTGGTAGCGCCGCTTCGGATCCTGCGGTCCCGTGCCGACCTCGCGCACGAGCCCGGTCGCGACGAGACGCGCGAGCCGCGTGCGCGTGGCGCGTGGGGTGAGGCCGATCGCCTTCGCGATCTCGCTGGTGAGCAATCCCTCGGACTCCGCCAGAGCGTCCACGATGGCCCGGTCGGTCTCGTCGAGAGCCGATGGCCCGACGCGCTCGGTGAAGAGGGTGACCCGAAAGCGCGTCCCGATCTCCTCGAAGACCGGAGGGGCGAGCCCCGCTTGGCGGCAGGCGCGCGTCATGCGCTGCACGCCGCTGCCCCACTGCTCGATCAGCCCGAGCGCGTGGAACACGCGCCCGATGACGCGATTGCGAAGCTTCGAGACACCGCGCGGGAGGTCCTCGATGGTGAGCCCGAAGGGCAGGAGGCCGGGGTTCTCGACCTCCAGGCGGTCGTCGAAGATCGCGATGCGAAGCGGGGCGCCACGCTGCGCGTAGTCGGCGTGCGCGACCGCGTTGATGACGGCCTCGCGCACGGCCACCGGCGGCAGGCTCCAGCGCTCGCGGCGGCGCACGGCGCCGATCTCGGCCCCGTGGAGCGAGTGCTTCTGCACGAAGGCGATCCCCTCCTCGATCGCCCGCACCGGATGGGACCGGATCTCGGCGCGGTCGAGGATGCGGCTCCGGTCGGTGCCTCGGAAGCGTCCGGTCTGGATCCAGGCGTCGGGGAAGTGGCGCTCGCGAGCCCGGCCGAAGAGAAGGATTCCGCCCGCGGTGGGCACCTTGCACCCCTGGTGGCGTGTCACGAGGCGGAGCGTTTCGAGATCGCGGCGACTGATCTTGCGGACGGGCGCGAACGACTCGGAAGCGGCTCGGAAGTCCAGCGCTTCCGAGTCGAGGTCCGGCATGGGCTGTTCGTCGAAGGCCTCGCCGCGCGCGAAGCGGCGAAGCTCCTCGACCAGCTCCCGGTCGGCCCGCCGGTTGGTGGAGCCCACGCGCACGTAGACGCCGCCGTCCAGCCCCTCGCGCTTGAGATAGTGGGGTCGGCTTGGGCTCGGGTGCACTTGCACGGCCAGGACCTGGGTGCGCCGCCAGGGCAGGATCTCGAGCTCTGGTACGAGCCGAGGGACCACGTGATCGGCGATCAGATTGGCCATCCGCTCCTCCAAGTCGAGCGGTTCGGCGACGCCGCGCACGTGGCCGGTCTTGTCCTCGACGCCGATGAGGAGCGTTCCGCCCGCGGTATTCGCGAAGGCCACGATCGTCCGGAGCGCGCCGTCCGGCGCGGACAGCTCGCGCTTGAACTCGAGCGTCTTGCCCTCGGGGCGCTTCAGCAGCTCGACGAGGTCCATAGTGCTCGGAAGTCTACTCAGAAGGCCAGGTCGTGTCCACGCTTCCGGGCAGCGGGCCCGGTGCGAGCACCCGATCGGGCGCTTGATCCTCGTCTCGGGGACGAAGCGCCCCCGATGCCCGGCCTTGGGGGCGTCTAACGATAATTGGGTGGTTCGCAGTAACCCGCTGCCGCAGCGGATCGCTGCGAGCTAGCGCGGGAGAATC
This genomic window from Deltaproteobacteria bacterium contains:
- a CDS encoding SAM-dependent DNA methyltransferase, translated to MARGKRIAGAARNDGATVGYEAQLWQMADALRGSMDAAEYKHVVLGLIFLKYISDAFEEQHAKLVADKKKGADPEDPDEYRAQSIFWVPPEARWQHLKAQARQPTVGQLVDDAMAGIERDNPALKGVLPKDYARPALDKTRLGQLIDMISNIKVGDEASRAKDVLGRVYEYFLSQFA
- a CDS encoding putative DNA binding domain-containing protein, producing the protein MDLVELLKRPEGKTLEFKRELSAPDGALRTIVAFANTAGGTLLIGVEDKTGHVRGVAEPLDLEERMANLIADHVVPRLVPELEILPWRRTQVLAVQVHPSPSRPHYLKREGLDGGVYVRVGSTNRRADRELVEELRRFARGEAFDEQPMPDLDSEALDFRAASESFAPVRKISRRDLETLRLVTRHQGCKVPTAGGILLFGRARERHFPDAWIQTGRFRGTDRSRILDRAEIRSHPVRAIEEGIAFVQKHSLHGAEIGAVRRRERWSLPPVAVREAVINAVAHADYAQRGAPLRIAIFDDRLEVENPGLLPFGLTIEDLPRGVSKLRNRVIGRVFHALGLIEQWGSGVQRMTRACRQAGLAPPVFEEIGTRFRVTLFTERVGPSALDETDRAIVDALAESEGLLTSEIAKAIGLTPRATRTRLARLVATGLVREVGTGPQDPKRRYHRTE